The DNA region GCGGTGATGGGAACCTTGTAGAAACAGGGAATATTTCTACTTACTTGTGAGATAGAAAGAATAAACCCGGCAAGCAGCCGGGTTTATTCTTGACGAAGATAGGTTAAAACTAGGCTTCGTTACTGGGCTTACCAATAGTAGCGAGAATACCACCGTCTACATACACAATCTGCCCGGTCACAAAATCACTTGCTTTGGATGCGAGGAAAATCGTAGCCCCTTGCAAATCATCCGGATCACCCCATTTGGCGGCGGGGGTGCGGTTGATGATGAATTCGTTGAAGGGGTGGCCATCAACGCGAATGGGTTCGGTTTGGCTGGTGGCGAAATAGCCAGGGCCAATGCCGTTGACTTGCACATTGTGTTTTGCCCATTCGGTTGCCATATTTTTGGTCAACATCTTCAGGCCACCTTTTGCCGCTGCATAAGCACCGACAGAATTGCGACCCAGTTCGCTCATCATGGAGCAGACGTTGATGATCTTCCCTTGGCGGCGCTCAACCATTTTACGCGCTACCGGGCGGGTCATAGTGAATACACCAGTCAAATCGATCTTGATGACTTCTTCAAAATCTTCCAGTGACATTTCCAGCAGTGGTGTACGTTTAATAATGCCAGCATTGTTGATCAGAATATCAATCGCGCCATGGTCTTTTTCAATTTGCTCAACAGCCGCCGTGACCTGGTCTTCATCCGTCACGTTAAATCGGTAACCGAAGGCTTGAAAACCTTGAGCGCGATAATATTCAACGGCTTTATCAATTTTTTCCTGGGATGAATTGCCATTGATAATCAGCTTGGCACCAGCGCTGGCGAGCCCGGATGCCATTGCCATACCCAGGCCGTGGGTTGCGCCGGTAATCAGCGCAACTTTTCCGCGTAAATCAAACAAAGGATGTGTCATGGTATTTTTGCCTTATTTCAGCTCACTGGGTTTGTGGAAATCCATATCCGTGTAGTCGTGGTTTTCACCTGCCATACCCCAGATAAAGGTGTAATTGGCAGTACCTACACCTGAGTGCATGGACCAGGGTGGAGAGACCACGGCTTGTTCATTGGCAACCCAAATATGGCGTGTTTCTTCCGCCGGGCCCATGAAATGGCATACCGCGTGGTCTTGCGGAATATTGAAGTAAAAATAAGCTTCCATACGGCGGCTGTGTGTGTGCATGGGCATGGTGTTCCAGATACTGCCGGGTTTGAGTTCTGTCATACCCATTTGCAGCTGGCAGGTATCCAATACAGTATTGATCATGAGCTGATAAATATCGCGCTCGTTACAGGTATCTCCTGCACCCATGTGTAATACCTTGCCGTTTTCCTTATCCACTTTCTTGGTGGGATAACTGTGATGTGCGGGTGTTGAATTCAAATAAAACTTGGCGGGGTTGCTGGCATCATCGCTGCTGAAAATCACTTCTTTGGCACCGCGGCCAATGTAAAGTGCTTCTTTTGTGTTGATAGCAAACACTTCACCATCGACAGAAACCTTGCCATTACCACCGATATTGATAGTGCCCAATTCGCGGCGTTGCAGGAAGTATTCTGACTTCAACTGGTCATAGGTTTCCAGTACAACTGCCTTGTTGACCGGCATAGCGCCGCCGACCATCAAACGCTCGTAGTGGGTGTAAGTGAACAGGACTTCATCGGCCGCAAAAATGTTTTCAACCAGGAAGTGCTTGCGCAGTTTTTGGGTGTCGTAATGTTTGTAGTCGTCGATATGGACGGCGAAACGCTCTTCGAGAACTTTCATACTAAATTTTCTCTCTATTTCTCATCGGCTAACGCCCGCTGTCGGAAACCGACAGCGGGCGAGGTTGGGTATTCTGACAGCTTAAAAACAGCCAGAATAAAAAGGAAATTAAACCTGGCTATACGCGCTATTGCGCTTGTTTGAGTAATTTATAGATTTCTATCCCAGCCATGATAAAGGGACCGTTGCCTTTGGGGTCGTTGCTGACAATACGCTCGGTCATGTAGTAGTCGTAGCTACCGTCGCGACCAAAACCAAGGCCAGCCACCAGGCATTGGTTGGTCATGCTGATTTTGCCATCGGCATGGACGGTGACAAATTCCTTGATCAACCCCTGGTAAGCCTTGAGTGCAGGCTCTTTGTATTCTGCGGGCAGGTAGCCGTTATTCAGTGCTTTTGCCAGGAAGTAGGTGAACATGGCTGTACCTGTGGATTCGCGGTAGTTGGCAAGTTCACCAGGCTTATCGGTAATTTGCCACCAGGTGCCTGTCTCCGGGTCTTGATAGCGAATGATGTCCGCCGCAAATTCGTTCACCATATCCAACATGGTTTTACGCAGATCGGTCTC from Cellvibrio japonicus Ueda107 includes:
- a CDS encoding gluconate 5-dehydrogenase, with the protein product MTHPLFDLRGKVALITGATHGLGMAMASGLASAGAKLIINGNSSQEKIDKAVEYYRAQGFQAFGYRFNVTDEDQVTAAVEQIEKDHGAIDILINNAGIIKRTPLLEMSLEDFEEVIKIDLTGVFTMTRPVARKMVERRQGKIINVCSMMSELGRNSVGAYAAAKGGLKMLTKNMATEWAKHNVQVNGIGPGYFATSQTEPIRVDGHPFNEFIINRTPAAKWGDPDDLQGATIFLASKASDFVTGQIVYVDGGILATIGKPSNEA
- the kduI gene encoding 5-dehydro-4-deoxy-D-glucuronate isomerase, yielding MKVLEERFAVHIDDYKHYDTQKLRKHFLVENIFAADEVLFTYTHYERLMVGGAMPVNKAVVLETYDQLKSEYFLQRRELGTINIGGNGKVSVDGEVFAINTKEALYIGRGAKEVIFSSDDASNPAKFYLNSTPAHHSYPTKKVDKENGKVLHMGAGDTCNERDIYQLMINTVLDTCQLQMGMTELKPGSIWNTMPMHTHSRRMEAYFYFNIPQDHAVCHFMGPAEETRHIWVANEQAVVSPPWSMHSGVGTANYTFIWGMAGENHDYTDMDFHKPSELK